In Balnearium lithotrophicum, the genomic stretch GTGAAGATTAACAACATTTTGGAAATCAGGGATATTAAGGTTATATATTCAAACAAGGGCTACTTTATACAGATGCCCTCTAAAAGGAGCAGGACGGGGGAGTTTGTCCCGATAGTTAATCCCTTGAGTAAGGAGCTCTACCTCCACATAAGGAGGAAGGTTCTCGATGAGTACAAACGGATTATGGAGAAGTACAATGAAAAGGTTAGTTTTGGCACTTAGCGTTTCAGGGCTCTTAATTTCAGGGTGCACCTCAACCCAGCTTTCAAAGACCGATGCTGCAATGCTTGGAGCTTTAGGAGGTGCTGCCGTAGGAGCTGCAACACACAAACACTACAAGACAAAGGCAAAAGATGCTGCCATTTACGGAGCAGTTGCCGGTGGAATTTTAGGCTACGTCTTTGGAAGCGACCAGCAAAACACCCATACGGTCAGTGCAGATACAGACTACGATGTAAAGACAAAGGATGGTAAGGTTATCCACGTTCACGAAAACTGGTACACAGTCGACAGTCAACCTGCTCCATCAACGAAGTAGGCTTTCAAAGTAGACCTTAAATGGTTCAATAACCGAAGGGTTCTCAGTAAACAGAGCAGAGGAATTGCTGTAAACAATCATTGCTTTTTCTCCGTCCGCTATTAACAGGTAGGGAAGTTTAACCTCCCTTTCAATGTAGACTCCCCCCAACTTCTTTATCTCATTTTTGCATGGAAAGTCAAAAATTCCAACGGCAGTTAGTTTAACGGATGGATTTAAGTATCTGTCCAAGTTCCCCCTGCATCCAAACTTAAAAAGTGGACGAACTCCGGCTATCCATAGAAACTCTTTTGCCTCCGATATCAAGTTTACTGCCTTTGAAACGATACTTTCCTCTCCTACTATGTTTATCACTCCGGTAAAACTTTCCCTCTCATCACCTTTTGGAAGGAGCTCCTCTATCTCTCCAATGAGCTTCCTTAAAAACTTTTCCCTCTTCTCAAACTCAGTTTTTAAATGGTAGATTCTACCAAGGAGGGCTTCCCTAACGGGGACGGGGATGTAAACCTTTGGCTTTTCATTGATTGAGTGAACGAATCCCTTTTCCTCAAGCCCCTTTAGGGAGTCGTAAATCCTCTGAGGAGGAACTCCCGACCTTCCGGAAATTTCGGTAGCTGTTCCCCTTGAGATGGTAAGGAGAGAAATATAAGCCTTTGCCTCGTAGGAATTAAGACCAAACTCCTTTAAAAGTTTCACTGCCTTTTCCATACTTCCTATGATACAATAGAATAAATTCACCACCAATAAGTGGTTAAGGAGGGTACCATGGAAAGGAGAAAGTTTTTAAAGGATGTTTTAAAGGCAGGAGTAGGGGTAACTGCCGGACTTACAGTAGGTTCAGCTTTGAGCTTTGCCTCTCAAGGGAAAATAGAACTTCCCTTACCTTACGTTAAACTTGACCCAAAAAAGGTTGCCGATAGGGCTTACGATGGTTACTACGAGCACGAGTGTGCCTACGGTGTTTTTAACGCAGTAATCGGTGAACTCCAGAGAAAGGTAGGTGGACCCTACCTTGGAATTCCAACACTCATGTTCTGGTATGGAGGTGGAGGAGCAGCAGGATGGGGAACTCTCTGCGGAACTCTGAATGCTGCAGGTGCTATTTTTAACCTGACGTGTAAACAAAAGGACTTTAAAGCTATGATTGATACACTTTACGAGTGGTACCAAACTACTCCTCTACCCACCTACATTCCGTGTAAGGGTAACTGGTGCAAGCAACCTTTCCCAAAAGGTGTTTCTCACTCACCCTTATGCCACGTTTCAGTTCAGAGGTGGTGTAAAAATGCATCTGTTTACTTCGGAAGGCCAATTCTATACAACAGCAAGGAGCGTTCTGAAAGGTGTGCAAGGCTTTCAGCAACGGTTGCAGCAAAGGTTGTTGAGATGTTGAACGATTACCACTTTGGTAACTTTAAGCCACATAAGGTTAAGGGTAGCCAGAAGACAAAGATGGACTGCAGATTGTGTCATGAGGTAACTATGAAGGAACTATCTTAAGGAGATAAAAAATGGAGCTTGATAGGGAACTTTTAAAGAGAATCCAGGCTATCTTTTCAGAGTTTACTCCTCAGAAGCTCACGAGAAATCCCTGTATTGTTGAAGCAGAACAGGTCGTCAGAATGATTAAGGAGAAGCAACCTTTTGTTATTCTGGACATCAGAACACCTCTTGAACAGGAATTTATAGCTCCAAGATTAAAGGATACTCTCTACATTCCTATGCACGAGCTCTTTAAGGAGGAAAATTTAGAGAAACTCCCTAAGGATAGAACCATAATTGTCCTCTGTCATACAGACAGGAGAGCAACTGCTGTAGTTATAGCACTAAGGCTATTAGGATTCGGAAACACGTTTGTTCTAAAGGATGGCATTAAGGGACTTGCAGAGAGAATAGGAAAGGATATATACAGGGAGCTCCTTTAGAGCTCCCTTTAAAACGTTAAAACCTTGTTGCTGTCTAA encodes the following:
- a CDS encoding SpoVG family protein — translated: MTRKEIERLPVMNLEVTDVKIYPFDTSGIGGNVKAVATVKINNILEIRDIKVIYSNKGYFIQMPSKRSRTGEFVPIVNPLSKELYLHIRRKVLDEYKRIMEKYNEKVSFGT
- a CDS encoding rhodanese-like domain-containing protein, giving the protein MELDRELLKRIQAIFSEFTPQKLTRNPCIVEAEQVVRMIKEKQPFVILDIRTPLEQEFIAPRLKDTLYIPMHELFKEENLEKLPKDRTIIVLCHTDRRATAVVIALRLLGFGNTFVLKDGIKGLAERIGKDIYRELL
- a CDS encoding glycine zipper domain-containing protein encodes the protein MKRLVLALSVSGLLISGCTSTQLSKTDAAMLGALGGAAVGAATHKHYKTKAKDAAIYGAVAGGILGYVFGSDQQNTHTVSADTDYDVKTKDGKVIHVHENWYTVDSQPAPSTK
- a CDS encoding C-GCAxxG-C-C family protein — translated: MERRKFLKDVLKAGVGVTAGLTVGSALSFASQGKIELPLPYVKLDPKKVADRAYDGYYEHECAYGVFNAVIGELQRKVGGPYLGIPTLMFWYGGGGAAGWGTLCGTLNAAGAIFNLTCKQKDFKAMIDTLYEWYQTTPLPTYIPCKGNWCKQPFPKGVSHSPLCHVSVQRWCKNASVYFGRPILYNSKERSERCARLSATVAAKVVEMLNDYHFGNFKPHKVKGSQKTKMDCRLCHEVTMKELS
- a CDS encoding TrmB family transcriptional regulator, which encodes MEKAVKLLKEFGLNSYEAKAYISLLTISRGTATEISGRSGVPPQRIYDSLKGLEEKGFVHSINEKPKVYIPVPVREALLGRIYHLKTEFEKREKFLRKLIGEIEELLPKGDERESFTGVINIVGEESIVSKAVNLISEAKEFLWIAGVRPLFKFGCRGNLDRYLNPSVKLTAVGIFDFPCKNEIKKLGGVYIEREVKLPYLLIADGEKAMIVYSNSSALFTENPSVIEPFKVYFESLLR